The sequence below is a genomic window from Lysobacter stagni.
GAAGCCGAGCAGCAGGAAGCCCTGGCGGATTACAACCGCGCCTCGGCCGATGCCTCCAGCGGCACGACCAAGCTGGGCGCGCTGCTGCGCGAGCAGCTGGGCAACAAGTCCGAGTAATACCCCCGCAGTAACGTGGTAACCGCGAAGGCGGTCCGGCTCGCCGGGCCGCCTTCCTTTCGAAAGCACAAAACGCGAGCAACCCTTCGCACCCATGACCAAATCCGAGCTCATCGAGATCCTCTCCCAGCGTCAGGCCCATCTGAAGGGCGAGGACGTGGATCTGGCGGTGAAAGCGCTCCTGGAAATGATGGGCGGGTCGCTCGCCACCGGAGAGCGGATCGAAATCCGCGGCTTCGGCAGTTTTTCCCTGCATTACCGCCCGCCGCGCCTGGGTCGCAATCCGAAGACGGGCGAATCCGTCGCGCTGCCGGGCAAGCACGTACCGCACTTCAAGCCCGGCAAGGAACTGCGCGAACGCGTCAGTGGCGTGGTGCCGCTGGACGAGGCGGGCTGACGTCCCTGCGTTCCGCGCTGGACCTGCGCACACGGTCCGTTAAGCTAACGTGGACCGAGTGCGGTCCCGGAGGCTGCATGCGACTGCTTCGATTCCTCATCGCGATCCTCTTCCTCGCGGCCGGTGCCATCGTCGGCGCATTGAACCGTGCACCGGTGGTGATCGATCTAGCATTCGCGCGCATGCCCGCGAACCTGGGTGTGTCGTTGCTGGTCGCGCTGCTGCTCGGCGTGCTGCTCGGCGGTCTGGCCATCAGTGCCAGCGTGGTGCTGCCGCTGCGCCGCCGTCTTGCCCGCGCCGAGCGTCGTGACGCGAGCGCACCCCTTTCTTCCGGAACGTGATGCATGGCCTTCATCAGCGAGTGGTTCTGGTTCTTCCTGCTGCTTCCGATCGCTGCCGTCAGCGGTTGGATCATCGGCCGTCGTGGCGGTGAACGTCACAGCGACACACAGGTCAGCCGGCTGTCGACCACCTATTTCCGCGGCCTGAACTATCTGCTCAACGAGCAGCCCGACAAGGCGATCGAACTGTTCCTGCACATCGCGGAGCTGGACAAGGACACCTTCGAGACGCAGGTCGCGCTGGGGCATCTGTTCCGTCGCCGCGGAGAGGTCGACCGCGCCATCCGCCTGCACCAGGCGCTGGTGCAGCGACCAGGCCTGAGCGATCAGCAGCGCGTGCAGGCATTGCTCGCGCTGGGCGAGGACTACATGCGTTCGGGTCTGCTCGATCGCGCCGAGACCGTCTTCTCCGACCTGGTCGCGCTGGACATGCGCGCGCCGCTGGCACTGCGTCATCTCATCGGCATCTACCAGTCCGAGCGCGACTGGGACAAGGCCATCGAGAACGCACGCCGCTACGAAGAGGCGACGGGCGAACCCATGGGCAAACTCATCGCCCAGTTCGAGTGCGAGCTGGCGGACCGCCATCGCGCCGCGGGTGACGTCGATGCGGCGCGCCAAGCAGTCAAGCGCGCGTACGAGGCCGACGCCAACTCCGTGCGTGCCGGCATGATCGAAGGGCGGCTGGACGTGGATTCGGGCAACGATGCCGGCGCGATTCGCGCCTTCGAGCGCGTCGCCCGCGTGGATCCGGATTACCTGCCTGAAATCCTGCCGCCGCTGCTCGACTGCTATGCGCGTGTCGGCGATGCGCCCGGCGCGCGAGCGTTCCTGGCGGAGATGACCGAACACTACCGCGGCATCTCGCCGGTGCTGGCGCTCACGCGGATGGTCGAGAACGAAGATGGCGTGCCGGCGGCACGCGCTTACCTGGCCCGCCAGTTGAAGGACCGTCCGTCCGTGCGGGGCGAGGCGGCGCTGATCGATCTGACCTTGGCTGAAGGTGCCGACCCCGCCGCGACGTTGCACGACCTCAAGCACATCACCGACCAGTTGCTGGTGCGCAATCCCAGCTATCGCTGCAACCGCTGCGGTTTCGGTGCGCGCAGTCACCACTGGCAATGCCCGAGCTGCAAGGAGTGGGGCACGATCAAGCCGCTGCTGAACTACGCGGTGGTCTGACCGATGCTCGAATGGCTGGTGGTGTACGTCTGCATGGGCGTGGCGGGCACGTGGCTGGCCCGCCGCTATGCCTTGCATCGCGCGTTGATCGACCAACCCGGAGAGCGTCGCAGCCATAGCGTGGCGACGCCGCGCGGTGGCGGGATCTCGATCGTGATCGCGCTGCTGGTGGCGACCGTCGCACTGGGAATCCGCCAGCCCACGCAGGCACCGTTGCTGTTGGCTTTCGGTACGGGTCTGCTGCTCGTGGCCGGCATCGGCTGGATCGATGACCACCGCCCGCTGTCGCCCTGGTGGCGGTTGGCCGTGCACGTGCTGGCGGCGGGGCTGTTCGCACTTGCCGTGGGCGATCTCCACTCATCCTTCACATGGGCGGTGTGCGCGTTCGTCGCGACACTGGTACTGACGAACGTCTGGAACTTCATGGACGGGATCGATGGGCTGGCGGCGAGCCAGGCCCTGCTGGCCGCGGTGGGCCTCAGCGCCTGGGCGGGCGGGGCGTGGGGGTGGCTGGCGCTGGCCCTCGCGGCGGCATGCGCGGGGTTCCTGCCTTTCAATTTTCCCCGTGCCCGCATCTTCATGGGTGACGTCGGCAGTGGCGCGCTGGGCTATGCCCTGGGCGCACTGGTGGCGGTGTCAGCAGTCCGCCTTGAGGGACGGGCCGCGCTCGTCCTGTTGCCCGTTTCGGTCTTCCTGGTCGACGCCACCCTCACCCTTGCGCGGCGAATATTGCGTGGCGAACGGTGGTGGTCCCCGCATACCCAGCATGCCTATCAGGCATGGGCCCGTCGTGCAGGTCACATATCGGTGACTGTTGCCTATGCACTGGTTTCGCTTGTAGTCATAATTTGCGCGTGGGCGCTGGCTTTCCGCGGCGGCGCCTTCATCACCGGTATCACGATCGCGTGGTATACGTGCTGCACTTTTTTCTGGCTGGGCCTGCAAAAGAAGTACGCGGGCGCAGTCTCCTGAGCAGTGGTCGGACGAGGGGCATGGAATGAGCTCATGGCGTGATCGTGTCAAAGGCGGATTGCCGCGCGTCGCGGTGGTCCTGCACGATCTCGGCATGGTCTGGCTCGTCTGGCAGGCGTTGCACCGGTTGCGTTGGGGCATGGAACCCAATGCGCCGAACGTACCGCTCTGGTCGGCCGAGATCGCCCTGGTGCTGGCCGCGCAAGGTCTGGTGTTCTGGCAGGTCGGCTTGTATCGCGGTCTGTGGCGTTTCGCTGGCGTGCCGGACCTGTGGAACATCCTCAAGGCGTCCGTGCTGGGCCTGTTCGCCATCGTGCTAGGCCTGTTCCTCTACAACCGCCTGGGCACAGTGCCGCGCACGGTGCTGGTGCTGTATCCGCTCGTGCTGATGGGCATGCTCGGCGCTCCGCGCCTGCTGTACCGCGCATGGAAGGACAGCCGCGTCGATTCGGCGCACAAGTCGTCGGTGCGTATCCTGATCCTCGGCGCGGGCCATGCCGGCGAAGCATTGGTCCGCGACCTGCGTCGTTCCGGTACGTACCAGCCTGTCGGTTTCCTTGACGATGCGCTGCGCCTTCGCGGTACGAAGGTGCAGGGCGTGCCCGTGCTGGGCCGCGTGCAGGACGTGGCGGAAATCGCACGCGAGACCGCCGCCAAACTGCTGGTCATTGCCATGCCCTCGGCCGATGCCAATGCGCTGCAGCGCGTGGTCGTCGCCTGCGAACGCACGGGCTTGCCGTTCCGCATGGTGCCCAAGCTGCAGGATGTGATGGAAGGTCGTTCGCTGCCGGGCGAACTGAAGGAAGTCGCCATCGAGGACCTGCTTGGCCGCAAGCCGGTCATGCCCGACTGGAAGTCCATCCGTGCCTGGCTCGGTGCGCGCTCGGTCCTCGTCACCGGTTCCGGTGGTTCGATCGGTTCGGAACTGTGTCGCCAGTGCGCCCGTCATGGCGCGCGCCGCATCGCGCTCATCGAGATCGACGAGCTCGCGCTGACCACCACCGAAGCGGCGCTGCGTCGCGACTTCCCCGATCTGGAATACATCGCCATCCTCGGCGATTGCGGCGATCCGGCCGTGATCAAGTACGCGCTTGAGCGCGCCGAGCCCGACGCCGTGTTCCATGCGGCCGCTTACAAGCAGGTGCCGTTGCTCGAACTGCAGTTGCGCGAAGCCGTGCGAAACAATGCATTGGCCACCGAAACCGTCGCACGCGCCTGTCGCGATGCGGGCGTCGGCACGTTCGTGCTGATTTCCACCGACAAGGCGGTCGATCCGGTCAACGTGCTGGGCGCCACCAAGCGACTGGCGGAGATGGCCTGCCAGGCGCTGGCCGACCATCGCTCCACGCGCTTCGTCACGGTGCGTTTCGGCAACGTGCTCGATTCGGCCGGCAGCGTGGTGCCGCTGTTTCGCGAGCAGATCCGCGCCGGTGGGCCGGTGACCGTGACCGACCCCGAGGTCACGCGCTTCTTCATGACCATTCCCGAGGCCTGCCAGCTCATCCTGCAGGCATCGGCCATCGGCACGCACGAGGCCATCTACACGCTCGACATGGGCGAGCCGGTGCCGATCCGCCTGCTTGCCGAACAGATGATCCGTCTGGCGGGCAAGCATCCCGGACGCGACATCGCCATCGTGTACACAGGCCTGCGGCCGGGCGAGAAGCTGCACGAGACACTGTTCCACGCGGACGAGCGCTACCGCCGCACTGCGCATCCCAAAATCCTGCAGGCCGAACCGCGCGACGTGTCGACCGCGCACATCGACAACGCCATCGGCCAATTGCGCGAAGCCAGTGGTCGCTACGATCTCGAAGCCCTTGGCCACCTGTTGCGGATGGCCGTGCCGGAGTTCGAGCCGGTCGGTGCACATCCCGATTACAAGGAATCGGCCACGGTGGTCGCATTCCCCGCCCGTAACGCCAGGAAGGTTTGATGTCGCAGCGCATTCGCAAGGCCGTTTTCCCGGTTGCAGGACTCGGTACCCGGTTCCTTCCCGCAACCAAGACCG
It includes:
- a CDS encoding integration host factor subunit beta, producing the protein MTKSELIEILSQRQAHLKGEDVDLAVKALLEMMGGSLATGERIEIRGFGSFSLHYRPPRLGRNPKTGESVALPGKHVPHFKPGKELRERVSGVVPLDEAG
- a CDS encoding lipopolysaccharide assembly protein LapA domain-containing protein, with protein sequence MRLLRFLIAILFLAAGAIVGALNRAPVVIDLAFARMPANLGVSLLVALLLGVLLGGLAISASVVLPLRRRLARAERRDASAPLSSGT
- the lapB gene encoding lipopolysaccharide assembly protein LapB, producing the protein MAFISEWFWFFLLLPIAAVSGWIIGRRGGERHSDTQVSRLSTTYFRGLNYLLNEQPDKAIELFLHIAELDKDTFETQVALGHLFRRRGEVDRAIRLHQALVQRPGLSDQQRVQALLALGEDYMRSGLLDRAETVFSDLVALDMRAPLALRHLIGIYQSERDWDKAIENARRYEEATGEPMGKLIAQFECELADRHRAAGDVDAARQAVKRAYEADANSVRAGMIEGRLDVDSGNDAGAIRAFERVARVDPDYLPEILPPLLDCYARVGDAPGARAFLAEMTEHYRGISPVLALTRMVENEDGVPAARAYLARQLKDRPSVRGEAALIDLTLAEGADPAATLHDLKHITDQLLVRNPSYRCNRCGFGARSHHWQCPSCKEWGTIKPLLNYAVV
- a CDS encoding MraY family glycosyltransferase, coding for MLEWLVVYVCMGVAGTWLARRYALHRALIDQPGERRSHSVATPRGGGISIVIALLVATVALGIRQPTQAPLLLAFGTGLLLVAGIGWIDDHRPLSPWWRLAVHVLAAGLFALAVGDLHSSFTWAVCAFVATLVLTNVWNFMDGIDGLAASQALLAAVGLSAWAGGAWGWLALALAAACAGFLPFNFPRARIFMGDVGSGALGYALGALVAVSAVRLEGRAALVLLPVSVFLVDATLTLARRILRGERWWSPHTQHAYQAWARRAGHISVTVAYALVSLVVIICAWALAFRGGAFITGITIAWYTCCTFFWLGLQKKYAGAVS
- a CDS encoding polysaccharide biosynthesis protein, with product MSSWRDRVKGGLPRVAVVLHDLGMVWLVWQALHRLRWGMEPNAPNVPLWSAEIALVLAAQGLVFWQVGLYRGLWRFAGVPDLWNILKASVLGLFAIVLGLFLYNRLGTVPRTVLVLYPLVLMGMLGAPRLLYRAWKDSRVDSAHKSSVRILILGAGHAGEALVRDLRRSGTYQPVGFLDDALRLRGTKVQGVPVLGRVQDVAEIARETAAKLLVIAMPSADANALQRVVVACERTGLPFRMVPKLQDVMEGRSLPGELKEVAIEDLLGRKPVMPDWKSIRAWLGARSVLVTGSGGSIGSELCRQCARHGARRIALIEIDELALTTTEAALRRDFPDLEYIAILGDCGDPAVIKYALERAEPDAVFHAAAYKQVPLLELQLREAVRNNALATETVARACRDAGVGTFVLISTDKAVDPVNVLGATKRLAEMACQALADHRSTRFVTVRFGNVLDSAGSVVPLFREQIRAGGPVTVTDPEVTRFFMTIPEACQLILQASAIGTHEAIYTLDMGEPVPIRLLAEQMIRLAGKHPGRDIAIVYTGLRPGEKLHETLFHADERYRRTAHPKILQAEPRDVSTAHIDNAIGQLREASGRYDLEALGHLLRMAVPEFEPVGAHPDYKESATVVAFPARNARKV